Genomic window (Fretibacterium sp. OH1220_COT-178):
GCGTTCCCTTGCCCACGCCGCTGGGACCGGAGAGCACGAACAGCCTTCCTCTGTGTCTCATAGACCATGACCTTCCATTCCGTCACTCCACGTTCTGAATCTGCTCGCGGATCCTTTCGAGGCAGGATTTTGCCTCGACGACCCCCCACCGAAACTCCGCGTCGCCGACCTTGGAGCCCATCGTGTTGACCTCTCGGTTCATCTCCTGAATCAAAAAGTCCAGCTTGCGCCCCTCGGAGATGTTGCCGTTGGCCGTCTGCCTGAATTTGGAGATATGGGCGGCCAATCGGGCCAGCTCCTCCGTAACGTCCCAACGGTCGGACAGAAGGGAGACCTCCTGGGCAACACGGGACTCGTCCAGATCGAGGCCAAAACGCTCCGTCACCTTTTCGATCCGTGTCCTGAGGTTCTCCAGAGCTTCGGCGGAGGAGCTCTTCCATCGCTCGGCCAGAAGCGCCGTCACCCCTTCGAAGTTCCTCAGGTCCTCCTCGACCACCGCCAGCAGCTTCGATCCCTCGGAGCGCTTCATCTCCATGAGCGACAGTACGGCCTCCTTCAGCAGGCCGTCCCATACCTCGGGGTCTAGATCGGCCCCCTCCGCAAAGCGGGGGGTATCACAGATCCCCGGCAGGGAAAGGAATGCGGTCAGGCCGGATGGAGCTTCGAGTCCGCGCTCCTTGGACAGGGCTTCGATCCTCTCGAAACAGAACAGAAGCGCCTCCTCGTCCAGAACCGGATTCTTGGCCCCCGGATTCCAGGCTATCTCCGCAGAGAGGCGAACCTTCCCCCGTCTCACGAGAGAGCGCAGGGAGGAAAGCATGCGGCTCTCCAAGGATGCGAGTTCGCGGGGCAGACGTACCGAAAAATCCTGATAGCGATGGTTGACCGACGTCAACTCGAAGGTCACGGCCCCCCAGGAAAATTCCCGGGTCGCACGGCCGAACCCCGTCATACTTAAAAACATTCCAGCCTCCTCAATCGATCTATCCCGGACGGAGTGCCCAACACCAAAATTCCGTCCCCGTCTTGCGCCTCCGCGCAAGCCAAGGCCGGCCCAATATTCCGGAGTTCCGTGTCGCCCGCTCCCTGCTCCGCCCTGAAGGGAGCTCAAAATCCTCGTATCAGCGCTCGGGAAAGGTCAGCGCATCGAACGAGGCCGGACGGGTAAACCACTCGTTGCGAGAGGCCAGCATCCGCTCCACGGACTTCAGGAGCTCCCGCAGTCCTTCGCCATGAAGAGCGCTCACTCCGGCAACATCCTCGCCCTTGGCCCTCAGCCACAGGGCAAGGGATTCGGCGTCCTCCGGCGAAACGGCGTCCAGCTTGTTGAGGACCAAAATACGAGGTATTGCCTCGCATCCTATATCCGTCAAAGTATCCACGATCACCTCATAGGTCGCCATCGCCTCGGGATCGGAGGCATCCAGCAACATCAACAGGAGCTCCGCCTCGCGGACTTCCTCGAGAGTGGCCCGGAAAGCGGCCACGAGGGCGGGCGGCAGGTTTCGGATAAATCCCACGGTGTCCGAGAACAACACCGCGCCTCCCCCCGGAAGGACGATACGCCGCACCGACGTGTCGAGGGTCGAGAAAAGCCGGTCCTCGGCGAGAATTGAGACATCCCCGGAAAGCGTCCGCAACAACGTCGACTTTCCGCTGTTCGTGTATCCAACCAAGGAGATGGTCGGAATCCCCCGTTTGCGCCGTCGGTCCCGAACGAGCCGGCGCTGCCTCCGGACGTTCTCAAGTTTCCTCGTGATCTCCCGAACCCGCCGTTCCAGCCGACGTCGGTGGCGTTCGAACTCCGTCTCTCCCGGGCCCCGGGTACCGATTCCCGCGCCTGTCCGCGACATCTGGAGCCCCAGCCCTTTGAGATGCGGGATCTCGTAGCGGGTCAGGGCCAACTCGACCTGCAAGCGGGCCTCCGCCGTAACCGCTCGCCGTTCGAAGATCTTCATGATGACGAACGGGCGGTCCCAAACCGTAGCGCCCGTGAGTTTCTCCAGATTGCTCTTCTGGATGGGAGAGAGCCGCTCGTCGACCACGACGTAACGGGCCCCGCGCGCAAGACAAAAGAGACGCACATCCTCCGCCTTTCCCCTGCCGATCAGACAGGCGGGGTCGGGCTTGTCCCGACGCTGCATGACACTTCCCACCGACTCGATGCCCAGGGAAGCCAAAAGCAACCTGAGCTCCTCCAGCAACACCTCGGGGGAATCCTCCCGATCCGGAAGCGAAAGCCCGACCAAAATCGCTCCTGAGCGCAGGGGTCCCTCCCTCCGCTCAGGGCGCCGACGACTCAAGGCTCCTCATTGCGGCCGTCAGCTCTTCCATGATGACGGTCCTCCCGTCCCTGCTCCCGTAGACCTCGGGAGGGAAACGCAGGGGACGCCCGAAGGTCACGGTGATCTTGGCGGGGCGGATGAAATGAAGGCCCGGCGGCATGGCGTCGAAGCTCCCACGAATGTACGTCGGAAGAATCGGGGCCCGTTCGCGCATGGCGATCAGGGCAACTCCCCCTTCCAGGGGCTGAAGCTGCCCATCCAGCGACCGGCCCCCCTCCGGAAAGATCAGGACATCGCTGCCCTCGCGATAAAGCTTCATAAAACCCTTGAGGGCTCCGGCAGCGGAGGCGTTATCGGCTCGAGAGACCGGTACGGCCCCAAGTGCCCGGATGGCGCTCCCCAGAAACCAGGAACGAAAAAGCTCCTCCTTGGCAAAGTAGCGGAGCCGCCTGGGGAAAAACGCCCCAATAACGACAGGATCGAGATTGCTGGCATGATTGCAGGCGACGATCATCCTGTCGTCGGGATCGAGTTCCTCGATCCAATTGACGGAGCAACGATTGTATATCCTCAGCGCGATGCGGAAGGTGTTGCGGACCAACCAGTAAAACCAGGGATTGGGTCTCATGGCGCACCCCTTTTCCTTTCGAGGACGTCTCGAACATGTCGTTCCAGATGCTCCAGAACCTCGTCCTCCGTCATATCGGAGGTGTCGACGAGCACCGCACCTTCCGGACAGCGCAGAGGGGCGATCTCCCGAGAGCTGTCGATACGGTCCCGCTCGCGTATCCGCGACAGAATATCCTCGAAGGACACGGCCTCGCCCCTTCGCTGCAGCTCCAAATAGCGCCGGCGGGCTCGAGCCTCCGGGGAGGCCGTCATGAAAAATTTCAGGGGCGCCTCGGGAAAGACTACGCTTCCCACATCGCGCCCCTCCGCAACCAAGGGACCGTACCGCTCCTGATCTCTCTGTAGGTCCAGCAGGGCCTCTCGCAGACAACCCAACGCCGAGTAGGCCGAGACGATTCCGTCCACGTGAGGAGTCCGTATCGCGTCACTTACATCCTCCCCGTTCACCAGGACCCTCTCGCCCCTCAACTCGACCGAAATCGTTCTCAGCGCCCTCCGAAGTTCTTCCGTTTCCGCGGGGGCAACGCCCCTCCGATCCAGCGAAAGGGCAAGCGCACGATAAATTGCCCCCGTATCGAGATAACGAACATTCAGCCGCCGGGCCAACCGCCGGGCCACGGAACTCTTTCCCGCCCCGGCAGGACCGTCGATCGTCAGGACCCAAGCCACGCCTAAAGGCCCCGCATGTCCGCCATCTCCTGAGCCGCCTTCCCTGCGAAGTCCACGAGATCGGACATCAGGGACTCGAAATTGGAGACCCCCAGCCGCTCCAACGGCTCGGGGAACATGTAGGTCTGGAGACCATCCGCCCCCAAACCGATCCCCAACATAAGGCACATCGCGTTGGCCACACTGACGACATCCAAAAGCGGCTGATACTGCGCGTGCTCCTCCGGAAGCTCGTTTGGCTTGTGATGATAGGCGACGGCATGCTGATAGCCCTCGGGAAGATCCCACCGCTCCACCAGAATCGCACCCACCATCGCGTGGTCGAAGCCCAAAACGCGGAACTCGGCCTCCGTGAACGGCAACTGTTCCTCCTCCACCATCTTGACGATGATTCCGTATCCGAAACGTACGTAGTCGTTCAGGACGACCTTTCCGATATCGTGGAGGAGCCCGCCGACATAGGCCTCCTCGGGAGGCACCTTTCCGGTGGTCTGCGCGATGTAGCGGGATGCGTAGGCCACGGTCAGAGAGTGGCGCCACAGCTCCCCTCGATCCAGTGCATACCCGGAAAGCCCCTTGTCCATAACGGAATAGACCGTAGCCGCCAGGACGATATTGCTGACGTTTTTATACCCAAGGAGGGATATTGCCTCGGAGATGTTCGATATGTTGCGCGTCATTCCGTATGCGGCGGAATTTGCCAGCTTCAGAATCCGCAGAACCAAACCCTCGTCTCTGGACAGGCTTTGAGCGACATCCGAAGCGCTGCTTGTAGGGTCGTTGAGCTTGCGCAGCGTCTCCACCACAAACTGAGGGAAGGATTTTATCTCCTTCATTTTGTTGATGATGCGTGTCTTGATCAGTTCCCTTGAACGCTCGTCGATTTCACTCACGGACATGTCCTCCTTGCGTGAGGGCTATACTGCGCCACCTTCGAATATTTTAGTGTAGAGTTCGGAAAAAGACAATTCTATGAACTCGCCGGCTCGAAGATTTCTCAGAAACATGGCTCCGATGCTGCGCCGTATCAGAGTTTTTACCGAAAAGCCGGCCAGGTTGGCCATCGTGCGGATCTCTCGCTTGAGCCCCTCGCCGATGACGATCTCGATCCACCGTCCCCGAGGTTCTCTCTCCATCAAGGAGAGGGCTATGGGACGGATGTGGCGCCCCTCGATCTCGAATCCCCCCCGCCATCGCTCCAGCTGCCGTTCGTTGATCTCGATATTGAGCAGGGCCTCGTAGCCCTTACGGATATTCTTGGAGGGATGAAGGACGCTCTGAACGAGCATCCCGTCGTTCGTCAGGATCAAGAGCCCTTCGCTCTCCCGATCGAGCCGGCCCGCGGGATAGACGCGCTCCCGACGCAGGCGATCCGGGAGAAGGTCCACCACTACGGGATCGTATTTGTCCGTCACCGCACAGACCACCCCCACGGGCTTGTTCATAGCCACATAGACCGGAACGGAGAGGGCCAGCTTCCGGTCGTCGCAACGCACATCGTCCCTCTCCGGGTCGACCGCAAAGTAAGGAGCCAGAATAATTTTTCCATTGACCCGAACCCGGCCCGCGAGGATCACGGCCTCGGCCTTGCGCCGTGACGCAACGCCGCAGGCCGCCAAAAAAGCGTTAAGGCGCATCCGTCATCTCCCCATACTCGGCCGGCTCCGAGGAACTTTCCTCCCCGGAGCCGGTGAGATCGTCCAGAGGGTCGGCCCCGAGCTCTCCCAATTCCTCCAGGCTCGGCAGGTCCGCGATAGCCTCGAGTCCGAAGATCTCCAGAAAGCGCGGCGTCGTGCGATAGAGCAGAGGCGATCCGCTGGCCTTCTTGCGCCCGGCGATGCGTATCAATCCGTGACTCAAGAGGGTTTCGATAACCCGCTCGGAACGGACTCCGCGCAACTCCTCCACCTCGGCCCTCGTGACGGGCTGGTTGTAGGCGATCACGGCCAGAGTCTCGACCGCGGCCCGGCTCAGCCTTACGCGGCCCTTTCGGGCGGAATCCCTGAAGAGGGCGAGCACCTCGGCAAAGTGGGGGTTGGTCTCCAGAACCCACCCTCCGGCGACGGAGCGAACCACCAACCCGTGCGAGTTGCCCAAGTGATCCGACAGCTCCGACAACGCGGAGGAGACCTCCCCTGCCGACACCCCGAGGACGGTCCTCATCTCCCCTTCCGGGACGGGCGAAGAGGCGAGAAAGAGCAAAGCCTCGATCTGGGCTGCCAGCACGGACAGGCGAGAAGCTTGGCCGTCCGCCCCTTCAATTTTTTGCAAGGATCTTGACATCGGAAAAAAGATTCTCCTGCTCTATGCTGATCTTTCCCATACGACACATCTCAAGGAGAGCAAGCAACGTAACCACCAGCAATTTGACGGATCCTGCGGCCCCGCACAAAAGACGAAGCGACAGGACGGATTCTTGGGTCAGCCGTTCCTCCAGTTCCTCGATTCGGCTCTGAATCTGGGATTCCTCAGGCAGAGCCTCGGGGACCCCATCCCAATCCACGGCGTCGGCCTCCTCCCACAGCCTTGACCTTTCCTGTCTGTGGGTCCGCGTATACCGTTCGAAGAGTCCCCACCAGATTCGGGACAAAATGTAGAGGTCCCCGATATCGTATTCCAGCTCTCCGGCCGCGGGAACGTCGGAGTCCTCGACGATGCGCCGAAATCGGCGCAGTTCCGCCTCACGCCGATCCCAAAGCCATCGTGCCGCTTCCCTGTAGGGGCGGTAGCGCGCCAAGGTCTCGAGAAGGGCCTCCTCGTCGAGACCGGAATCCTCGTCGTCCGGGCTCGTCTCCTCGGAGAGGTCCGGTAGAAGCGAGCGGGTCTTCTCCAGCAGGAGCCCCGCCACCATAAAGAAGAACTCGGCGATCGTTTCGACCGAGGCGGAGCGCGTGCGGGCCAAGTAAGCGCCGTAAATACGGACGAGGTGGGCCACCTTGATGCGGGATGCCTGCATCTGCCGGCTCTCCACCAGATGACAGAGCAGATCGAGCGGACCGGAAAACCCTTCTATGGAGACCTCAAAGGTCTCTCGCCGCGCACTGCCTTCCAAATCCCGGGGAGCCCCCTATCGGGAGAAAGCCGGCAGAAGTCCCATGGCCGGATAGAGGCTGTCCATGGTCTCCTGCGCCGCAGCCCGCGCCCGCTCCGCCCCATGGGCCAGTATGTCGTCCAGAAGCTTCCGGTCGTTTGCGTATCGGGACCGCCGGTCGTGGATCGGCGCCATCATCGCCTGGATATGAGCATTGAGCCTTTTTTTACAGTCCACGCACCCGATCCCCGCGGAGCGGCAGCCTACCGCGATCTCCTCGCGCTCACTCATATCGGGGTTGAACACCTTATGGAGGTCCCAAACCGGGCACTTGTCGGGATCGCCCGGGTCCGTCTTCTTAATGCGGGCCGGGTCGGTGATCATGACGCGCAGCTTGTTCCACATCGACTCGGGGGACTCCGAGATATGCAGGGCGTTGCCGTACGACTTGCTCATCTTGCGTCCGTCGGTCCCGGGAACCTTGGGCGTCTCGGTCAGCAAAGCCTGAGGCTCGACGAGGAGTCCCTCGCCAAAAAAGTGGTTGAAGCGCCGTGCGATCTCCCGGCTCAGTTCCAGGTGCGCACTCTGGTCCTCTCCCACCGGAACGCGGTTCGCCCTGTAGAGGAGAATGTCGCCCGCCATGAGGACGGGATAGCCCAGAAACGCATAGGTGCTCAGATCCTTGTTCTTGATGTTCTCGATCTGCTCTTTATAGGTCGGGTTGCGGTAGAGCCAACCCAGGGGGGTGATCATGGCGAGGGCCCACCCGAGTTCTGCGTGCTGCGGGACGTGCGATTGAATGAAAATGGCGCACCTCTCGGGGTCGAGGCCGACGGCCAGCCAGTCCAGCAGGGTGTCGTAACAGAACTGAGCGGTGTTGGCGGACTCGGCGTAGTTGGAGGTCAGCGCATGCCAGTCCGCCACAAAATAGTAGCACTCGTACTCGTTCTGAAGCCGTACCCAGTTGTTCAGTGCGCCGGCCATATGCCCCAAATGCAGCGGGCCTGTTGCCCGCATCCCGCTCACGATCCGTCCTTTCACCTTTGACCAACCCCTTCGTTCTGCAATTCAAAACCCCTCAGTTGATGGATGCGGAGGATGCCCCTAAAGCCGCAGCGGCGACGAAAGCCCTCCCGACTCGATCAGGACCGTCTCCAGCCCTCCCGGTTCCGCGAGACGCCGCGCGAGTTCTCCCAAAGTCGCCCGCTCCATCTCCGCGTGATCGACCACCGCGACGGGCATTCCCCCACGGTCCGCATCCAGCAGGGTATGATATTTCACGTCGGCGGTGACGAAGAGATCGGCGCCGACACTTCTGGCGGCGGTCCAAAATTCCGCCCCCGCCCCCCCGCAAAGCGCCACTCGCAGTATACTACAAGACTTCGGGAGGTAGCCATTGATCCAGGTCAGACCCCAGGCTCTCTTGATTCGAGCAAGAACTTCGGCGGCCGGCAGGGGCTCGGGCAGCGTTCCGCAGACGCCCAGACCGCTCAGGGGATCGAGAACGGAGGTCCCCTTCAGCCCCAACAACCGAGCCAGCTCCCAACTTACGCCCCCCTCCGCAGAGTCCCAGTTGGTATGCGCCGCAAGGACCGCCATCCCACGCTGCACGGCGGTCCGCACGACACGCCCCGGCCCGTGGGAAAGATCCAGGCTTTTGATCGGAGCAAAGAACAAAGGGTGATGAGTCAGCAAGGCTTCGCATCCCCGATCCGCAGCTTCGTCCAATGTTTCGGGAAGTGCGTCGAGGGCCACACCAAGCCTTCGGACCTCAAGGTCGGGGTCGCCGATCATCAGCCCGACGTTGTCCCAGTCCGCCGCCAGGGAGAATGGCGCCACCTCTCCGACCCGCTCCAGCAATTCCCGAACCCTCATGCCGTTCCCCTCCAAATCGCGACATAAAAAAAGCTCCCACAAAGTAGGAGCAAAAACGTCTATGGTGGGCCCACCTGGACTTGAACCAGGAACCTTCCGGTTATGAGCCGGTGGCTCTAACCACTTGAGCTATAGGCCCTGAATAATCGACCGCAGCCGAACAAAAACAGTGTGTATTTTAACCTTTATTCGACCCTAATGCAACCGACGGGGCAACCGGTCTCCGCTTCTCTGACGGAAGGGTCCTCGGTCTCCTCCTTCAGGACTTTTGCCGTACCCGATCCCTCGTCCAGGACGAAACACTCCGGACTGATCTGAGTACAGACACCACAACCGATGCACGCCGACCGATCCAAGAATATTTTCATCGTCTTTTCTCTCACCTCCAGCTCAGTCGGCTCAAAAATCTGGCTTATTGTATTATGTGGATGTCCTGTCGTCAAATTTACGGATGGCGGGATACACAAAAGCCCCTAAATAAATCTGGAGTCATTCCTGTTGGACAAGATTTGCTGCCCTTTTCGTTCGGGAAAAAATCTTTTGGGCTATAATAGCCTTGGTACTGCTTTTCGAAATCAAGAGGGAACAGAAAACAGGGGCGCTTCAGAAGAACGGGATCTGGACGGGATTCAGGTCCGTCCCGGAAGATTGGGGCGGGTATGTTTTTTGTCGCTTGTTGTCGCAGCAGGTTTGCAGCTGGAAAAGAATCTTTTTCGGGATCCCCGGCATTCTGCCCCGTAACGCTAAGGAGAAGCCTTGCCATGTCGTCCTTCCAAAAAAACTTAAAGTCGATGATCATCGTGCTGTTTTTGTCCCTCCCCTTCCTCCTCTGCTCGCAGCGTTCGTCAGAAGCGCTTTCTGAGCCGCAACGTCGGACCTTCACGTGTACGAAGGACCGGGATGGGGACGCCAAGGTGCTTTCCGAACTCTGTTTTTTCAATGATTTGACCTCGGCGGATGTCCTTTGGGCCAACGACCGTACGGCCGAAAGCCTCACCGAGGGAACCGTGCTCGTCATTCCGAAGTCCAAAGGGGACATTCTGGCGGTCTGGCAGTCGGTACAGAGGAGAAAAAAGGACGTATCGGCTCCTTTGGTCTCCGTCAAGCTGCACGGCGTTCCTCTCCATGCCAGGCGCGGGGAGGGAATGCCCCCTCGCTCCGAGAGAAAGGATGCGTCCTCTATCGTCAAGCCGGAGGCATCCCCTCCTCCAAAACGGGAGTCGGCCGTCGAGATTACCGCCCCGGCTGTGCGCGGCGGTACGCCTCAGGAGAGGCTGAATGCGGAGAGGAAAGCACCCATTCCCCCATTCGAGCCTAAAGGGAAAACCGAAGGGCCCATGAGGATCGTTATATCGGGAGACCATGTCTCCTTGGTGAGACGGCCTCAGGCACTTGCGGACTTGCCTCGACCGTCCGCCTCGGTCGGCCTCCGGCGAGAGACGATCCTCGACGGTGTTCGTACCTCTCCCAGGCATCCGAAGGGCATCGGGCCCCTACCCCAAAAGATGCTTTGGCCCGTGGACGGGGCCGTCTCCTCGGGATTCGGAAAACGCGGCAGGCGCGCTCACCATTCGGGCATCGATATTCCCATGCCCAAGGGGACACCCATTCGGGCTGCGAAGGATGGCGTGATCAAACAAGTTGTCTCCGCCAAGTCACGGGGCTTCAGGGGATATGGAAATGTAGTGGTCATCGATCACGGCAATGGGCTTTCCACGTTGTACGCACATTGCCTGAAATACCAGGTCAAAAAGGGCCAGCGGGTACGCCAAGGGGAAACGATCGGCACCGTTGGACGTACCGGGCGAGCCACAACCAATCACGTCCATTTCGAGGTCCGGGTTCACGGTAAACCCGTCAACCCCATTCCCTATCTGCTTCCCAGACACTAGTTGAAGGGGCTGAGCCCGATCTCTTCCCGCCACGGCCCGTTCTCCCGGACAATCCCAGACTCCTCACTGAGCGTCCTCCACAGGCCGCGCGAGGCGCGTCACCAGGATCTGATCTATTTTGTAGTTGTCGATATCCATGACCTCGAACTTGTACCCGCCGTACACGATAAAATCGGTGCGGTGAGGGATTCGCCTCAGCATATACATGAGGAAGCCGCCGATTGTCTCGTAATTCTCCGACTCGGGGAAGGTCTCGATGTCGAACACGCGCATCACGTCGTCGATCGGGGTCGCTCCCTCCAGAAGCCAGGAGGATTCGTCTCGTTTGATGATCTGCTCCTCCTCGCCCACCAGGTTCCCCATCAGCATCAGCATGATGTCCTGGAGCGTGATGATCCCGACGACCAAAGCATATTCGTTGAGCACGACGGCCAGATTCTCGCCCCTGCCCTTGAACTGGTCCATGGCCTCGGCCAGGGTCAGAGTATCGGGGATGATAAGGGGCGGACGAATGTTGAATCCGGAGTCCAGCCGAAGGCTTTGTCCCTTCACGAAGCGTTCCAAAAGTTCTTTGGAGTCCACGCAGCCGACGATGTGATCGATGTCCTTGTCGCACACGATGTAGGTGGAATGCGGTGCCGAGGCAATTCGGTCCTTGATATGCGCTTCCTCCTCGTGGAGATCGAAATAGACGACATTCTCTCGAACGGTCATGGCGGAGGTCACGGTGCGTACATCAAGTTCGAAGACGTTGTCGATCAGGTCCTTTTCCTGCTTTCTCAGCAATCCAGCCATCGTTCCCGCCTCGACCATGGCGTAGAGGTCGTCCGATGTGATGTCGTCCCGGCGCGACTCGGGCAGTCTCAAGGCTTTGCAGATCGCGTTACTCAGGGCATTGAATACCCTTGCCAGGGGCCCGCAGACAAGGATAACCCGCCGCATGCCCTCGATCAGCCTCAGAGCTACGGCCTCGGGGACCGCCATGGCTATTCTTTTGGGGATAAGATCGGCGAACAGGACAAAGAAAAGAGTGACCCCCACAAAGGGAATCGCCGAGGCAACCTGTCCCCTGAGGCCGGGAGAGAGAAAATCCGGGAGCCTCTTCAGGATCATGGGCGCGAGAAAGGAATCCCCTACGATTCCCGCCAGAATGGCCACAGAGTTCAATCCGATCTGTACGGTGGTGAAGAACAGCCCCGGCTGTTCCTGAAAACCGATGATTCGAGCGGCTCGGGCATCACCGGCATTCGCGAGCGCATTCAATTTCATCCTGCGGGATGCCGCCAGGGAGATCTCGGAAAGAGAGAAGAAGGCACTGATCGCCGCTAGGGCGACGAGAATTAGAGAACCGTAAACCATCATCGAGGATTTCCTCCCGCTCAAAGCGTTCCAAAACAAAAACAGGAGCGTTTGGGAACTTTTTTCAATTATACCCCACTATGGCCCACACCTGCTTTTCCGAAGTCTGCGGGAGTTCCTCCGTGCGCTCTCTTCGAAAACAAGGTAGAATAATGCGTTCAAGATAGGAAACGCAAAGGAGACGAGGGAGTAAAGGTGACTGGCAAAATACGGCTTCTGGGGCGCACCGTGCTGTGGATCGCCTGCGTCGCAATCGCGGTCGGCTATCCTGGGTACAGATTTGCCCGAGGTTACATCGCTGGAACTTTGAACGAACAACTGCGTTCCGAAACGGCGAGCATTCGTCAGGCCCTGGAGACGGCCGTGCTTCAAAAGAGCGTTCTCCTCAAAAAGTTTGCCCTGGAGGCGGGGGGCTATTGCCGTTCCGGGGACAGGGCTGCCTGCATGAGCCTGCCGGAACGCTACGTCGCTGCCTACGCCCCTGCAAGGGGGTTGGGGCTCCATTTTCAGGAAGGCACCTTCAAGGATGGAAGCGGCCTTGCGGTTTACTCCTTTCGGGACGAGGGCCAGCCCTCAACGATCGAGGGGCCATCAGGCGACATGAAGACCTTTTCTCAGAAAAAAGAAGCGGATCAAGTGGCGTGGCTCCCGTTTCGTCTCCACCCTCTGACGGGGACTCCGACCATGACCGCAGTCTACCCCGTACTGACGGCGGATGGAAGATGGAGGGGAACTGCGACATGCGACATGGAGATATTCGAACTTCAAAAGCTCTTGACTGCACGAGGTTTGCCCGAATCTCTGACGGTGGACCTATTGGACGAAAAGGGGATCGTGTTGGCAAGCACCCGGCCCGCTGCCCTGATGCGTCCTGTGGGTCAGAACGCTTCTCAGAATTTCGCGAGGACGGTCACGACCGTGCTGTCGGAACCCGCCGGTGCGCTGAGCTACACCGAAGGAACGGTAACGATGCGTCTCTTCTTTGAATCCTTGCCGGGGACGGGCTGGCGAATTCTCATAAGAACCCCTGCCACAGAAGATCTTCGGAACGTAAAGTGGTTCTGGAAGAACGACCTTCGCATTTATTCCTGCTGCGGCTTTCACACCGTGAGACGAACCGAGGCGTCGAGGGGAAGCGAGGAGGCCGTTCCCCCCGATGCCCCAAGACCTCCTCGGTTCGACGTCCCTTTAAAAGGGCGACGTTTCGGCCCCTCCGCCCCCGACAGATGAAATCTTGAGGGCAAAGAACGCTAAGCCTCTATGGACAGGTCCTCTTCATTGTTCCTGGGAAAGGTCGAAGTCCAGGTACGGATGGGCAGGCCCCAGATCTTGATGAAACCGGCTGCCGCCGCATGGTCGAAGGCATCTCCCTCGGAGTAGGTCGCCAAATCGTGTTTGTAGATCGCCTTGTCGGCCTTCATGCCACGGACGACGGCCTGTCCTTTGAAGAGGCGGACCTTCACTGTACCGCTCACGTACTTTTGGGTCTCATCGATGAAGGCATCGATGCAGTCTTTGAGGGGAGAGAACCAATAGCCCTCGTAAGTCAGCTCGGCGAACCGCACCTCGAGTTCCCTTTTTGTGGTCAACACCCGCTTGTCCAGAGTTATGGTCTCGAGGGCCCTGTGGGCGTT
Coding sequences:
- a CDS encoding ferredoxin, coding for MKIFLDRSACIGCGVCTQISPECFVLDEGSGTAKVLKEETEDPSVREAETGCPVGCIRVE
- the trpS gene encoding tryptophan--tRNA ligase is translated as MKGRIVSGMRATGPLHLGHMAGALNNWVRLQNEYECYYFVADWHALTSNYAESANTAQFCYDTLLDWLAVGLDPERCAIFIQSHVPQHAELGWALAMITPLGWLYRNPTYKEQIENIKNKDLSTYAFLGYPVLMAGDILLYRANRVPVGEDQSAHLELSREIARRFNHFFGEGLLVEPQALLTETPKVPGTDGRKMSKSYGNALHISESPESMWNKLRVMITDPARIKKTDPGDPDKCPVWDLHKVFNPDMSEREEIAVGCRSAGIGCVDCKKRLNAHIQAMMAPIHDRRSRYANDRKLLDDILAHGAERARAAAQETMDSLYPAMGLLPAFSR
- a CDS encoding hemolysin family protein — protein: MMVYGSLILVALAAISAFFSLSEISLAASRRMKLNALANAGDARAARIIGFQEQPGLFFTTVQIGLNSVAILAGIVGDSFLAPMILKRLPDFLSPGLRGQVASAIPFVGVTLFFVLFADLIPKRIAMAVPEAVALRLIEGMRRVILVCGPLARVFNALSNAICKALRLPESRRDDITSDDLYAMVEAGTMAGLLRKQEKDLIDNVFELDVRTVTSAMTVRENVVYFDLHEEEAHIKDRIASAPHSTYIVCDKDIDHIVGCVDSKELLERFVKGQSLRLDSGFNIRPPLIIPDTLTLAEAMDQFKGRGENLAVVLNEYALVVGIITLQDIMLMLMGNLVGEEEQIIKRDESSWLLEGATPIDDVMRVFDIETFPESENYETIGGFLMYMLRRIPHRTDFIVYGGYKFEVMDIDNYKIDQILVTRLARPVEDAQ
- a CDS encoding M23 family metallopeptidase is translated as MLWPVDGAVSSGFGKRGRRAHHSGIDIPMPKGTPIRAAKDGVIKQVVSAKSRGFRGYGNVVVIDHGNGLSTLYAHCLKYQVKKGQRVRQGETIGTVGRTGRATTNHVHFEVRVHGKPVNPIPYLLPRH
- a CDS encoding Nif3-like dinuclear metal center hexameric protein gives rise to the protein MRVRELLERVGEVAPFSLAADWDNVGLMIGDPDLEVRRLGVALDALPETLDEAADRGCEALLTHHPLFFAPIKSLDLSHGPGRVVRTAVQRGMAVLAAHTNWDSAEGGVSWELARLLGLKGTSVLDPLSGLGVCGTLPEPLPAAEVLARIKRAWGLTWINGYLPKSCSILRVALCGGAGAEFWTAARSVGADLFVTADVKYHTLLDADRGGMPVAVVDHAEMERATLGELARRLAEPGGLETVLIESGGLSSPLRL
- a CDS encoding cache domain-containing protein, which encodes MTGKIRLLGRTVLWIACVAIAVGYPGYRFARGYIAGTLNEQLRSETASIRQALETAVLQKSVLLKKFALEAGGYCRSGDRAACMSLPERYVAAYAPARGLGLHFQEGTFKDGSGLAVYSFRDEGQPSTIEGPSGDMKTFSQKKEADQVAWLPFRLHPLTGTPTMTAVYPVLTADGRWRGTATCDMEIFELQKLLTARGLPESLTVDLLDEKGIVLASTRPAALMRPVGQNASQNFARTVTTVLSEPAGALSYTEGTVTMRLFFESLPGTGWRILIRTPATEDLRNVKWFWKNDLRIYSCCGFHTVRRTEASRGSEEAVPPDAPRPPRFDVPLKGRRFGPSAPDR